The following is a genomic window from Oscillospiraceae bacterium.
TAATTTTGTTATGAGCATTATATTTGGTCCCGGCGGAAATAGTGAACAATATTATAACGACGGACATAAATCTTCTTTGGATAGGCCGAAATACCTTGCCGAACTGGGCTTAAACGGTTATGAATATCAATGCAATAAAGGGGTTCATATTTCTATGGACAGTGCCCGTATTTTAGGAGAAGAAGCTAAAAAACACGGAGTGCATTTATCCATTCACAGTCAGTATTATGTGAGCCTTTCTTCCACCGATCCTGAAAAGCGGGAAAAGAGTGTGGAGTATCTTTTAGCGTGTTTTCGGGTGGCAAAAGAAATGGGGGCAGACCGTATTGTGGTCCATTCCGGCTCCTGTGCCAAAATGACCAGAGCCAAAGCATACGAGCTGTCTTTGGACACCCTGCATAAAACCTTGGCACGTGCCAAAGAAGAAGGGTATGAAGGAATTTATCTTTGTCCTGAGGTGATGGGGAAAATCAATCAGTTAGGGGATTTTGATGAGGTAATAAAACTTTGCACCACTCACGAAATGTTACTTCCTGCCATTGATTTCGGACATCTTAATTGCAGAACCTTGGGAAGCTTGAAAACCAAAGAAGATTATCTTACATTACTCAATAAAATGGAGAAAAAGTTGGGCAGAGAGAAAGCGAAAATCTTTCATTGCCATTTTTCTAAAATTGAATATACCAATCAGGGGGAAAAACGGCATCTGACCTTTGAAGACACCCGGTTCGGGCCTGATTACGAGCCCTTTTTAGAAGCGGTTTATGAAAAAGGATTCACACCCATGATTATCTGCGAATCCGCTGGAACGCAGGACAAGGATGCCCTTAGTATGGCAAACTATTTTAACAATCTGAAATAAGGAAAATAAGATGAAACAGTTTTACCAATCACGTCTTCAAAAATTAAGAGATCAATTAAAAGAACAAGAGGGGATTTTGGTCAGCGACCCGAAGAATTGCTTTTATTTTTCGGGAATCAATTCTTCCAACATTCATTTGTATATCACCCATCAAAAAGCATATTTGTTAACTGATTTTCGTTATGAAACAGCTGCAAAAGAAAATGAGGCAGGCTTTACGGTGATGGCGGAGGGGTCTTTGGTATCTAAATTAAAAGAGCTGATGACGGAATCCACCGTGTATATTGAACAGCAATTTTTAACCGTGCATTTTTATAAGATGCTTTTAGACCATTTTCCCGATACCGATTTCCCCAATGTGAAATCCATGATTATGGATATCCGATTGATCAAAGATGCCTCGGAATTATTCAAACTCCAACAGGCACAACGGATTGCGGATAATGCCTATTTAACAATGCTCACCTTTGTGAAAGAAGGGGTT
Proteins encoded in this region:
- a CDS encoding endonuclease IV, whose translation is MSIIFGPGGNSEQYYNDGHKSSLDRPKYLAELGLNGYEYQCNKGVHISMDSARILGEEAKKHGVHLSIHSQYYVSLSSTDPEKREKSVEYLLACFRVAKEMGADRIVVHSGSCAKMTRAKAYELSLDTLHKTLARAKEEGYEGIYLCPEVMGKINQLGDFDEVIKLCTTHEMLLPAIDFGHLNCRTLGSLKTKEDYLTLLNKMEKKLGREKAKIFHCHFSKIEYTNQGEKRHLTFEDTRFGPDYEPFLEAVYEKGFTPMIICESAGTQDKDALSMANYFNNLK